One genomic segment of Oxobacter pfennigii includes these proteins:
- a CDS encoding DUF1015 domain-containing protein, with amino-acid sequence MAIIKSFKAIRPETRLAEKVAALPYDVMDSNEARKMVTGNEFSFLHVDKAEIDLEPSVDIYDKSVYEKARDNLYSMIDKGILNKDQRDNLYIYRLVMDGRAQTGLVACTSIDDYMKDVIKKHEHTRADKEKDRINHVDYCNANTGPIFMLYRAKARVNSIIDSWTSNNKAAYDFVAEDNVSHTIWAIDNDDIIKELADIFKGIDYLYIADGHHRAASAVKVGLMRRDENPDYDGSEEFNYFLSVLFPDEQLYIMDYNRVVKDLNGLTDKEFLIEISEGFYVDEYKGSGQYKPACKHTFGMYLSKRWYILTAKEKTFDENHPVDSLDVSILQNNLLNPILGIEDPRTDKRIDFVGGIRGLKELERRVEGGYGVAFSMYPTTISDLMAIADAGMVMPPKSTWFEPKLRSGLFIHELK; translated from the coding sequence ATGGCTATTATAAAATCATTCAAGGCAATAAGACCTGAGACCAGACTGGCTGAAAAAGTGGCAGCCCTTCCTTATGATGTTATGGACAGCAATGAGGCAAGGAAGATGGTAACAGGAAATGAGTTTTCGTTTTTGCACGTTGATAAAGCGGAAATCGACCTGGAGCCATCCGTTGATATATATGACAAAAGCGTATATGAAAAGGCAAGGGACAATCTCTATTCAATGATTGATAAAGGTATTTTAAACAAGGATCAGAGGGACAACTTATATATATACAGGCTGGTGATGGATGGGCGTGCACAGACCGGGCTTGTTGCCTGTACATCCATTGATGATTACATGAAGGATGTCATAAAAAAGCATGAACACACCAGGGCGGACAAGGAAAAGGACAGAATAAACCACGTGGATTATTGCAACGCCAATACCGGCCCCATATTCATGCTGTATAGGGCAAAGGCCCGGGTTAACAGCATAATTGACAGCTGGACATCAAATAATAAAGCAGCATACGATTTTGTGGCTGAGGACAACGTCTCCCACACCATCTGGGCAATTGACAATGATGATATTATTAAGGAACTTGCAGATATTTTTAAAGGCATAGATTATTTATACATTGCCGACGGCCATCACAGAGCGGCATCGGCTGTCAAGGTAGGCTTAATGAGAAGGGACGAAAATCCTGATTACGATGGCAGCGAGGAATTCAACTACTTTTTATCGGTGCTTTTCCCCGACGAGCAATTATATATTATGGATTATAACAGGGTTGTAAAAGACTTGAACGGACTGACTGACAAGGAGTTTTTAATTGAGATTTCCGAGGGATTTTACGTTGATGAATATAAAGGCTCAGGACAGTATAAGCCTGCCTGCAAGCACACCTTTGGAATGTACTTAAGCAAAAGATGGTACATTTTAACTGCCAAGGAAAAGACATTTGATGAAAATCACCCGGTGGATTCGCTTGATGTATCCATATTGCAGAACAATTTGCTGAATCCAATCCTCGGAATAGAAGATCCAAGGACGGATAAAAGAATTGACTTCGTAGGCGGGATAAGGGGCTTAAAAGAACTGGAAAGAAGAGTAGAGGGAGGCTATGGCGTGGCTTTTTCCATGTATCCAACCACCATTTCTGATTTGATGGCTATAGCCGATGCCGGCATGGTTATGCCTCCAAAATCCACCTGGTTCGAGCCAAAGCTAAGAAGCGGCCTCTTTATTCACGAGCTTAAATAA
- a CDS encoding Cof-type HAD-IIB family hydrolase — MYKLIVSDMDGTLLNSSGEISKENADAIKEAMKSGVEFAIVTGRPYVSAKSILKESGIKCSVIGCNGAQVADENGNIVKTHYINRDSLNAIIKRAEKANIYYHIYDDNYIYTKSRFDLLKVLKNYSKSAVSSQFSIRKIIRGIKRLYFTEVNVKRNLAAFAASKKGGFYKIQVSSTDKEALAKFKESIKGIPHVDITSSNYYNVEVGVEGVTKGTALKELADLKGIKREEIIAMGDNYNDMPMLVYAGCGVAMDNAVDEVKAACSFHTKSNDDHGAAYAIQKLIFDGEFHRE, encoded by the coding sequence TTGTATAAGCTCATTGTGTCCGACATGGACGGGACTTTGCTTAACAGCTCGGGGGAAATTTCCAAAGAAAATGCAGATGCAATAAAAGAGGCTATGAAAAGCGGAGTGGAATTTGCCATAGTTACCGGCAGGCCCTACGTTTCAGCAAAGAGCATATTAAAGGAAAGCGGCATAAAATGTTCCGTTATAGGGTGCAACGGAGCCCAGGTTGCCGATGAAAACGGAAATATCGTAAAGACTCATTATATAAACAGGGACAGCTTGAACGCTATTATAAAAAGGGCGGAAAAAGCAAACATATATTATCATATATATGATGATAATTACATTTACACAAAGAGCAGGTTTGACCTTTTAAAAGTACTTAAGAACTATTCCAAAAGCGCTGTAAGCAGCCAGTTCAGCATAAGAAAAATAATCAGGGGAATAAAAAGGCTTTATTTTACCGAAGTAAACGTCAAGAGAAATCTGGCTGCCTTTGCGGCTTCAAAAAAAGGCGGCTTTTATAAAATACAGGTATCATCAACGGATAAGGAAGCTCTGGCTAAATTCAAGGAAAGCATTAAAGGCATACCCCATGTCGATATCACATCCTCCAATTACTACAACGTAGAAGTAGGGGTGGAGGGCGTCACAAAGGGAACAGCCCTAAAAGAGCTGGCGGATTTAAAAGGCATCAAACGTGAAGAAATAATAGCCATGGGAGACAACTACAACGATATGCCAATGCTTGTATATGCCGGCTGCGGCGTCGCCATGGATAACGCCGTAGACGAAGTCAAGGCGGCATGCTCCTTTCACACAAAATCAAACGACGACCATGGCGCCGCCTATGCCATCCAAAAACTCATCTTCGATGGGGAATTCCACCGGGAATAA
- a CDS encoding cell division FtsA domain-containing protein: MDTSNNNHIFALDIGTRSVIGIVCKREATSVKIVAESMVEHDSRSMIDGQVHDVEKVAQIVMKVKRELEDKIGYTLKEAAIAAAGRALKTKCVHVEQDLLDDMDIDSVTISGLEFQGVSEASRIIKEESTNEKDHFYCVGYSIISYYLNGYTMTNLLNHRGRYIGADVLATFLPQSVVNGLYRVLDLCSLSVASLTLEPIAAIEAVVPENIRMLNLALVDIGAGTSDIAITKKGYIAAYGMVPVAGDEVTEAIAEKYLVDFNTAEGIKRSLAKKKKVSFKDITGMKNTVETGEVIQAIDGTIKRLAGEISKSILQFNGEAPRAIFFVGGGSQTINLIDAAAAELGMDRQRITVKKTDSIQNIDGSNLIIEGPEGVTVIGIAMTAFKKAGHDFINVYVNGREYRLFNTENLTIVEVLGLIGYDPTNLMGRSGKGVKFTLNGASRKISGGPPSPPEMFINDKPANLETIVNSGDFIVIKNALNGEDAEYSIIKAAYKYGINVDDEVIKVNGKEEDGLYIIKDNDEIQIGVPVRVKEAVREAAADLAGAVSESKEKQAAAAEIMPQVNTINVTVNGKNIALEGDNKIFVDIFNKYDFDLSKPAGNIKLKLNGKDAGFSDKLKNGDIIEVFWEK, encoded by the coding sequence ATGGATACGTCAAACAATAACCATATATTTGCCCTGGATATAGGAACAAGAAGCGTAATAGGAATAGTGTGCAAAAGAGAGGCTACTTCTGTAAAGATTGTGGCTGAAAGCATGGTGGAGCATGACAGCAGGTCCATGATTGACGGACAGGTTCATGACGTTGAAAAAGTTGCCCAGATTGTTATGAAGGTAAAAAGAGAACTGGAGGACAAAATCGGGTATACTTTGAAGGAAGCCGCCATTGCTGCCGCGGGAAGGGCATTGAAGACAAAATGTGTCCATGTAGAGCAGGACCTTTTAGATGATATGGATATAGACAGCGTTACAATAAGCGGGTTGGAGTTTCAGGGAGTAAGCGAGGCCAGCAGGATTATAAAAGAAGAATCAACAAATGAAAAGGATCATTTTTACTGTGTTGGTTACAGCATAATTTCATATTATTTAAACGGATACACCATGACAAACCTACTTAACCACAGAGGCAGATACATAGGTGCCGATGTTTTGGCGACCTTCCTGCCTCAATCCGTTGTAAACGGACTATACAGGGTGCTGGATTTATGCAGCTTATCCGTTGCCAGCCTGACATTAGAGCCTATAGCGGCAATCGAGGCAGTAGTGCCGGAGAATATCAGGATGCTTAATCTGGCTCTGGTGGATATCGGCGCCGGGACGTCGGACATCGCTATTACAAAAAAAGGATACATAGCCGCTTACGGAATGGTGCCTGTAGCCGGGGATGAGGTAACCGAGGCTATTGCAGAGAAATACCTTGTGGACTTTAATACGGCTGAAGGAATAAAAAGAAGCCTGGCTAAAAAGAAAAAAGTAAGCTTCAAAGATATAACGGGCATGAAAAACACAGTTGAGACCGGTGAGGTTATACAAGCAATCGATGGTACCATAAAAAGGCTGGCCGGAGAAATATCAAAATCTATTTTACAGTTTAACGGTGAAGCGCCGAGAGCCATATTTTTCGTTGGAGGCGGAAGCCAGACCATTAATTTAATAGATGCTGCAGCAGCTGAGCTTGGAATGGACAGGCAGAGGATTACCGTTAAAAAGACGGATTCCATCCAGAACATAGACGGCAGCAACTTGATAATAGAGGGACCGGAAGGCGTTACCGTCATAGGTATAGCCATGACTGCCTTTAAAAAAGCCGGACATGATTTCATAAACGTGTACGTAAACGGCAGGGAATACAGGCTGTTTAATACCGAAAACCTCACAATTGTGGAGGTTTTGGGCTTGATTGGCTACGATCCGACAAATTTGATGGGCAGAAGCGGAAAAGGCGTAAAATTTACGTTAAACGGTGCATCAAGAAAAATATCGGGAGGGCCGCCGTCGCCGCCGGAAATGTTCATAAACGACAAGCCGGCTAATCTGGAGACTATAGTTAACAGCGGAGATTTTATAGTCATTAAGAATGCACTGAACGGCGAGGATGCGGAATACTCCATAATTAAGGCAGCATATAAATACGGAATAAATGTGGATGATGAGGTTATAAAAGTTAACGGAAAAGAAGAAGATGGTTTATATATAATAAAGGATAATGATGAAATTCAGATAGGTGTTCCTGTAAGAGTTAAAGAAGCAGTCAGAGAAGCAGCGGCTGACCTGGCAGGAGCTGTTTCGGAAAGTAAAGAGAAGCAGGCTGCAGCTGCGGAAATTATGCCTCAGGTCAATACCATAAATGTCACCGTCAATGGAAAGAATATAGCTTTGGAAGGCGACAACAAAATTTTTGTGGATATCTTCAACAAATATGATTTTGATTTATCTAAGCCTGCAGGAAACATCAAGCTGAAATTAAACGGAAAAGATGCGGGATTCTCGGATAAATTAAAAAATGGTGATATAATAGAGGTGTTCTGGGAAAAGTAA
- a CDS encoding cell wall-binding repeat-containing protein: protein MQDKRLRYITFITTAYILLNSLLYCNIKAAAMPGANTLPFNILLGMGRFHNSINVSQAGSISSQYIILASWRNFSDALLAGSLSARLNVPVYFSGYNDISMQIVQEIHKLSPSKIIIIGDINSIPPVIENRLKESGLIIERIQGIDRYLLSYFLTSTLNLTTRGINTGYPVNISPQKNIINFLSPSTYNTIMPSGYYFMPLNIALDILNRVNPLLPNKTNNKNRNKEEKTIIIDKQIFEESTPFNIMNASPGDKFTAVYHIKNTGTGKAQLSAYFSCIPSYPDLGTQIIVNSMKFDSKLITLPEGKTYGKATVAGLNGINLTLTSNLPPRMNKEKDFIIECVFAPVNADHNIYMGKSLTGSFIFSVK from the coding sequence ATGCAGGATAAAAGGCTGCGTTATATCACCTTTATTACAACTGCATATATCTTGCTTAACAGCCTATTGTATTGCAATATAAAAGCTGCAGCCATGCCGGGGGCAAATACTCTGCCCTTCAATATTTTGTTGGGTATGGGCAGATTCCATAACTCCATAAATGTATCACAGGCCGGCTCAATATCATCCCAATATATAATACTGGCAAGTTGGAGAAATTTTTCGGATGCCCTGCTTGCAGGCTCACTTTCTGCAAGGCTTAATGTGCCGGTATATTTTAGCGGGTATAATGATATTTCTATGCAGATTGTACAGGAAATACATAAGCTTTCACCATCAAAAATAATAATAATCGGAGATATAAACAGCATACCGCCAGTGATTGAGAATAGATTAAAAGAGTCAGGATTAATTATAGAGCGTATACAGGGCATTGACAGATACCTGCTCTCATATTTTCTCACATCTACTTTAAATTTAACAACAAGAGGCATTAATACAGGCTATCCCGTCAATATTTCACCGCAGAAAAACATTATTAATTTTTTATCTCCTTCGACATACAATACTATAATGCCAAGCGGTTATTATTTTATGCCGTTAAATATCGCACTTGATATTTTAAACAGGGTAAACCCTTTATTGCCCAATAAGACAAACAATAAGAATCGAAATAAAGAAGAAAAAACCATCATAATAGATAAACAAATCTTTGAGGAGTCCACCCCTTTTAATATCATGAACGCCTCACCTGGAGACAAATTCACTGCAGTATACCATATAAAAAATACCGGCACCGGAAAGGCGCAATTGTCGGCATATTTCAGCTGTATCCCGTCATACCCTGATTTGGGAACTCAAATCATAGTGAACAGCATGAAGTTTGACAGCAAGCTCATTACTCTTCCTGAGGGAAAAACCTATGGCAAAGCAACTGTTGCCGGCTTGAACGGTATAAATCTCACCCTGACATCCAACCTGCCGCCCCGGATGAACAAAGAGAAGGACTTTATTATAGAATGTGTATTCGCCCCGGTTAACGCCGACCATAATATTTACATGGGAAAGAGCTTAACGGGCAGTTTTATTTTTTCAGTTAAATAA
- a CDS encoding TasA family protein, translating to MKKRILLGLILIGSIALGFRIGSYAWFSSTETSAGNVITAGTLSVSTDGSTVLENEENRINFNIANMQPGDVTEEFKVIVKNTGTLPAAIFGRFTMSPEPEDSSYHLFKDYEFYDYKVEYFKDGGEEVLRWEHRDDDNDPYYGTAINQDCFIRGGQAEKFEAAGGTKDLYNWITGKGPLDFMTNGDSWDMEGVGAKGYYEISFRIKYKDTATEQGQSASLGYIVKATQINQAALNDFEEALELPDGALAGQEDYLKDSAELYR from the coding sequence ATGAAAAAAAGAATATTACTTGGTTTGATACTAATCGGGTCTATTGCATTGGGATTTAGGATAGGCTCATATGCATGGTTTTCAAGTACTGAGACAAGTGCAGGAAATGTAATCACGGCAGGTACTTTGTCGGTAAGCACCGATGGCAGCACAGTTTTGGAGAATGAAGAAAATAGAATAAACTTCAACATTGCTAATATGCAGCCGGGTGATGTTACCGAAGAGTTTAAAGTCATAGTGAAAAATACAGGTACTCTTCCGGCGGCTATATTTGGCAGGTTCACCATGAGTCCGGAACCGGAGGATAGTTCTTATCATCTTTTTAAGGATTATGAGTTTTATGACTATAAAGTAGAGTATTTTAAGGACGGAGGAGAAGAAGTTCTCCGCTGGGAGCATAGAGATGATGATAATGACCCTTACTATGGTACCGCAATAAACCAAGACTGTTTTATTAGAGGCGGCCAGGCAGAAAAGTTTGAAGCAGCCGGAGGTACTAAAGATCTTTATAACTGGATAACAGGCAAAGGCCCGTTAGATTTTATGACAAACGGAGACTCGTGGGATATGGAAGGCGTAGGCGCTAAAGGATATTATGAAATAAGCTTCAGAATTAAATATAAAGACACGGCAACAGAACAAGGACAATCCGCAAGTTTAGGTTATATAGTTAAAGCAACACAAATCAATCAGGCTGCATTAAATGATTTTGAAGAAGCATTGGAGCTGCCTGATGGTGCTCTTGCGGGACAGGAAGATTATTTAAAAGACAGCGCTGAATTATACAGATAG
- a CDS encoding signal peptidase I, with the protein MPKKIKKWAANLLSLLLLTVIFLSLFQIISNIKNPGRIPKVFGFGFLAILSDSMHPAIHAGDMIISRETKASNIKIGDIITYNVDNDIYVTHRVADVIDYNNAPLFLTKGDANNAFDGEFVQPERLEGVMMLRIPFGGYIANFIRSGAGFFIFIVLPAIFLFLGKDEGVSSWSGSEELNRSADAGNKE; encoded by the coding sequence ATGCCAAAAAAAATTAAAAAATGGGCAGCAAATTTACTGAGTTTGTTGTTATTGACGGTTATATTCCTATCTTTATTTCAGATTATTTCTAACATAAAAAATCCGGGACGCATTCCAAAGGTTTTTGGCTTCGGGTTTTTGGCCATCCTGTCTGACAGTATGCATCCGGCAATTCATGCCGGTGATATGATAATTTCCCGGGAAACAAAAGCTTCAAATATAAAAATAGGAGACATCATTACCTATAATGTGGACAACGATATCTACGTCACCCATAGAGTGGCCGATGTTATTGACTATAACAATGCACCTTTGTTTTTGACAAAGGGTGATGCAAACAATGCTTTTGACGGAGAATTCGTACAGCCTGAAAGGCTGGAAGGCGTAATGATGCTGAGAATACCTTTCGGAGGGTATATTGCTAATTTTATAAGAAGCGGGGCAGGATTTTTTATATTCATAGTTCTGCCGGCGATATTTCTGTTTTTAGGTAAAGATGAGGGTGTTTCGAGCTGGTCAGGCAGTGAGGAATTAAACAGAAGTGCAGATGCAGGGAATAAGGAGTAG
- a CDS encoding tyrosine-protein phosphatase — translation MYDIHCHILPDIDDGADDINDSRQLCTIAVNQGINTIIATPHFVENEMESDKNEVIEKTSLLNEDCIKRDVSLTILTGMEIYFSPNIVELYEKGVLLTLNNTKYILIELPMYSQLPPYFEDVIFHLKIKGLIPVLAHPERYKCVIEEPNLVCDFIESGCVIQVNCGSIDGMFGKTVQKTAHTLLKHNMVHIIASDNHSISKRVSFLGNTFNTVSEKYGHGFTDNLFINNPLKIIKGETIETGKAVKIKKNLFKFWHVK, via the coding sequence ATGTACGATATCCATTGCCACATACTCCCCGATATTGATGACGGAGCAGATGACATAAATGACAGCCGGCAGTTGTGCACCATAGCAGTAAATCAGGGAATAAACACAATTATTGCAACACCTCATTTTGTTGAAAATGAAATGGAAAGCGACAAAAATGAAGTTATTGAAAAGACATCTCTTTTAAATGAGGACTGCATAAAAAGAGATGTCAGCCTGACGATACTGACCGGAATGGAAATTTATTTTTCACCGAATATTGTGGAATTGTATGAAAAAGGAGTCTTATTGACCCTTAACAACACTAAATATATTTTGATTGAGCTTCCCATGTACTCACAATTGCCTCCTTATTTTGAAGATGTAATCTTTCATTTGAAAATAAAGGGATTGATTCCCGTCCTGGCCCATCCTGAAAGATATAAATGCGTCATAGAGGAGCCCAACCTTGTCTGTGATTTTATTGAAAGCGGCTGCGTTATTCAGGTGAACTGCGGAAGTATTGACGGTATGTTCGGCAAAACCGTTCAAAAGACAGCCCACACATTATTAAAACATAACATGGTTCATATAATAGCCAGCGATAACCATTCAATCAGCAAAAGAGTATCATTTTTAGGTAATACTTTTAATACGGTATCTGAGAAGTACGGGCACGGTTTTACTGATAATCTGTTTATAAACAACCCTTTAAAAATAATAAAGGGAGAGACAATTGAAACAGGAAAAGCCGTAAAAATCAAAAAAAATTTATTTAAATTTTGGCACGTCAAATAA
- a CDS encoding YveK family protein produces MELLEYLHIIRKRIWIIILVTLIAALASGLVSIFLLNPVYEAKATMIIGRTPNNDNERMQYNDVLMYQRLVKTYAEIIKSRLVADKALSQLKYDMTSNELQKNLTVLTKGDTQILELSVQDENPETAMMLANTIARVFEENAREMMNADDVKIMDYALMPTSPVKPRILLNIAIAAFVGLMLSLGISFLLEYLDNTIKTESDIERYLGITVLASIPYIDSKEK; encoded by the coding sequence ATGGAGTTACTGGAATATCTGCATATCATTCGTAAACGTATATGGATAATTATTTTGGTAACACTGATTGCTGCATTAGCAAGCGGACTTGTAAGCATATTTTTATTAAATCCAGTGTATGAAGCAAAAGCCACCATGATAATTGGACGAACTCCCAATAATGACAACGAGCGGATGCAGTATAATGACGTTTTAATGTATCAGAGACTTGTAAAAACATATGCTGAAATAATAAAAAGCAGGCTTGTAGCCGATAAAGCCTTATCGCAATTAAAATATGACATGACATCGAACGAGCTTCAGAAAAACCTCACGGTTTTAACAAAAGGCGATACACAAATACTTGAATTATCAGTGCAGGATGAAAATCCTGAAACAGCAATGATGCTTGCAAATACCATTGCAAGAGTATTCGAAGAAAATGCACGGGAAATGATGAATGCAGACGATGTGAAAATCATGGATTATGCACTGATGCCCACATCACCTGTCAAGCCAAGGATACTTCTGAATATAGCAATTGCCGCCTTTGTAGGGCTGATGTTATCCCTCGGAATTTCATTTTTATTGGAATATTTGGATAACACCATAAAGACAGAAAGCGATATTGAAAGATATCTTGGAATAACGGTTTTAGCAAGCATACCATATATAGATTCAAAGGAGAAATAG
- a CDS encoding CpsD/CapB family tyrosine-protein kinase, whose protein sequence is MDSRLFAYNDPKSPISEIFRTLRTNIKFTSFDKNVKTIVFTSTGPNEGKSTIISNLAVTLSQAGNKVLLMEGDLRNPTVHKMFSLPNDYGITNMLIGGSDHENFIHKTDIEKLDVLPCGPKPPNPAELLGSNKMKSILDGLKEYYDYILIDAPPVIVVTDGALLASISDGTILVIASGEATIESVLKARDLLVNVKADIIGTVLNKYKSTSPGNYYYRYGYYYTDRNRSKTKDI, encoded by the coding sequence ATGGATTCCAGACTCTTCGCCTACAACGACCCTAAATCCCCTATTTCGGAGATTTTCAGGACACTGAGAACAAATATAAAATTCACTTCCTTTGACAAGAACGTAAAAACAATTGTCTTTACCAGCACAGGCCCAAACGAAGGCAAAAGTACAATAATTTCAAATCTTGCAGTAACACTGTCCCAGGCAGGAAACAAAGTGCTTTTAATGGAAGGCGACTTAAGAAACCCTACCGTCCACAAAATGTTTTCTCTCCCCAATGATTACGGTATCACCAATATGCTTATAGGCGGCAGCGATCATGAAAATTTCATACATAAAACCGATATAGAAAAGCTTGATGTATTGCCGTGCGGCCCCAAGCCTCCCAATCCGGCTGAACTTTTAGGCTCCAATAAAATGAAGTCCATACTGGACGGACTTAAGGAATACTACGATTATATTTTAATCGATGCTCCGCCTGTGATCGTCGTTACCGACGGCGCCCTTTTGGCATCCATCAGCGATGGTACCATACTTGTTATTGCTTCCGGAGAAGCCACTATAGAAAGTGTATTAAAAGCCAGGGACCTTTTAGTTAACGTAAAGGCAGATATAATAGGGACGGTTCTCAATAAATATAAGAGCACATCTCCCGGAAACTATTATTACAGATATGGATATTATTACACCGACAGAAACAGAAGCAAAACAAAAGATATTTAG
- a CDS encoding cell wall-binding repeat-containing protein, with product MIKNRKAVSAFILAVCILLLQICLPKSALGQIRVPERLSGSDRYKTAVSISQKGWPDGSDYAVIARGDDFADALCAGPLAKKYNAPILLTMTDSLGADTLEELKRLKVKNIIIVGGTGAVSQNVESTIFTAGISHMERIWGSDRYETSAKIAEKVGTSTKVVLATGENFPDALSVSAIAANMGMPILLTMKDSLPEGARQYIINNGVTNTYLIGGNGVISDGVMYTVPGFKRLGGIDRYETNVLVMQEFAGSLNFSNIFTAVGDGPNGDEFADALSGAVLAAQTASPLILANGVLPAVTADFLKTRVTGESTVTALGGEAVMPVTVIEGLVAVINNASQAPVITPTPVVTPTPTPTPAVTPPAGGGGGGGGAPAAQTADITNIKVISYDGETLLNEDGDTFDLSRFGDNVRIKYIEVTADNNCAIKITGVLYEGDDLWDSEYTTTLRKNTSRRLDIDSILDFTSGNNGVLLGSLRSIVDSVTIRGILEIDGEEVNTVRINLEL from the coding sequence ATGATAAAAAACAGAAAAGCGGTATCTGCGTTTATTCTGGCTGTATGCATTTTGCTTTTGCAGATATGTTTACCTAAAAGTGCTCTAGGACAGATAAGAGTGCCGGAGAGGTTATCAGGCAGCGACAGGTATAAAACGGCAGTATCCATTTCACAAAAAGGGTGGCCTGATGGTTCGGACTATGCGGTAATTGCCAGGGGAGATGATTTTGCCGATGCTTTATGCGCAGGGCCATTGGCTAAAAAATATAATGCTCCCATACTTTTAACCATGACGGATAGTTTGGGTGCGGATACACTTGAAGAATTAAAAAGGCTTAAAGTTAAGAATATTATTATTGTAGGCGGTACAGGGGCAGTTTCACAAAATGTTGAAAGCACTATTTTTACCGCAGGAATTTCACACATGGAACGTATATGGGGAAGCGATAGATATGAAACATCTGCAAAGATAGCTGAAAAAGTTGGTACAAGCACTAAGGTGGTACTGGCAACAGGAGAAAACTTTCCTGATGCATTATCAGTTTCCGCAATTGCAGCAAATATGGGAATGCCCATACTATTGACGATGAAGGACAGCCTTCCGGAAGGAGCAAGGCAGTATATCATAAATAACGGAGTTACTAATACATATTTGATAGGCGGCAATGGTGTAATATCTGACGGCGTCATGTACACTGTGCCTGGTTTTAAAAGATTAGGAGGCATTGACAGGTATGAGACAAATGTCCTTGTAATGCAGGAATTTGCCGGCAGCTTAAATTTCTCAAACATATTTACGGCAGTAGGTGACGGGCCAAACGGAGATGAGTTTGCCGATGCACTGTCGGGAGCAGTATTGGCAGCGCAGACAGCCTCACCTTTAATACTTGCCAATGGCGTGCTGCCAGCTGTTACAGCGGACTTTTTAAAGACAAGGGTTACCGGCGAATCCACAGTCACAGCCTTAGGCGGAGAAGCGGTTATGCCTGTTACAGTTATTGAAGGACTAGTGGCTGTTATAAATAATGCATCACAGGCGCCTGTGATTACCCCAACACCTGTGGTAACACCGACACCAACTCCCACACCGGCAGTTACGCCTCCGGCGGGCGGCGGTGGAGGAGGCGGAGGAGCACCTGCTGCACAAACTGCCGATATCACTAACATAAAGGTTATAAGCTATGACGGTGAGACCCTCCTTAACGAGGATGGCGATACATTTGACTTAAGCAGATTTGGCGATAATGTCCGGATAAAATATATAGAAGTTACTGCCGATAATAATTGTGCTATAAAAATAACCGGCGTATTATATGAAGGCGATGATTTATGGGATAGTGAGTATACCACGACACTTCGCAAAAATACATCACGCAGGCTTGATATAGACAGCATATTGGATTTTACAAGCGGCAATAACGGGGTGTTATTAGGATCCTTAAGGTCAATAGTAGACAGTGTTACGATAAGAGGCATACTCGAAATTGATGGCGAAGAAGTGAATACCGTAAGAATTAATTTAGAACTTTAA